A window of the Drosophila simulans strain w501 chromosome 2L, Prin_Dsim_3.1, whole genome shotgun sequence genome harbors these coding sequences:
- the LOC6731847 gene encoding uncharacterized protein LOC6731847, with translation MKILCEVQVVNRATQANKTPRPVKSTLAIGYKQSARDANGNTKKELEMVLFSGQNKSGHRYKVKDNIHAVHTKFVLDGKTTIGFLQPPDNLLIKCDPIQLKGFLQTLKLGMDGKDAINLRLNINAATAIPQKAQPQVRMVISKRSEYPIKGFPRTLKSLTINNSQLVKLSFEICTLRNLTKLDVTGNKLTKIPSELGRLPLTSLHLGNNLLGSQNDWCWLRGTKLSQSLGELDLSGNGLNYFPPPLVKFESLVSLNLNNNLLSRLPFAIRRMRALRKLYVCSNKLESLPSAVEDLRIDLLDVWGNCFKEFNADAAQQMSLQKAASNSPQPLWLLTARAVDKHKLPLRAGSMPAVLIDLISEAPRCPCGELCYAQRKEDLFQRVVQPKFTSIKNLTYSREHQIYADVVLCGSRCSASVDLKLLFNIIFS, from the exons ATGAAGATTTTGTGCGAGGTTCAGGTGGTGAATCGCGCCACCCAGGCGAACAAGACACCACGTCCCGTGAAATCCACACTGGCCATTGGCTACAAGCAGAGCGCCAGGGATGCGAATGGAAACACTAAGAAGGAGCTGGAAATGGTGCTCTTTAGTGGACAAAACAAGAGTGGGCATCGCTACAAGGTCAAGGATAACATTCATGCCGTGCACACCAAGTTTGTGCTGGATGGGAAGACCACCATTGGTTTCCTACAGCCGCCAGATAACCTGCTCATCAAGTGCGATCCCATACAGCTGAAGGGATTCCTGCAGACCCTCAAGCTGGGCATGGATGGCAAGGACGCCATTAATTTGAGACTGAACATAAACGCCGCCACGGCAATTCCGCAGAAGGCACAGCCCCAGGTGCGCATGGTAATCAGCAAGCGGAGCGAGTATCCTATCAAGGGATTTCCGCGCACCCTCAAATCGCTGACCATCAACAACAGCCAGCTGGTGAAGCTGAGCTTCGAGATATGCACCCTGCGCAACCTCACCAAGCTGGATGTCACCGGTAACAAGCTGACCAAG ATTCCATCGGAGCTGGGGCGCCTTCCGCTCACCTCGCTGCACCTGGGCAACAACTTACTGGGTTCTCAGAATGACTGGTGCTGGCTGCGGGGCACTAAGCTGAGTCAGTCGCTCGGCGAGCTGGATCTGTCGGGCAACGGGCTGAACTACTTTCCACCTCCGCTGGTTAAATTCGAGTCGCTAGTATCGCTGAATCTCAACAACAATCTGCTGAGTCGGCTACCCTTTGCCATTCGCCGGATGCGAGCACTGCGTAAACTTTACGTGTGCAGCAACAAGCTGGAGTCCCTGCCCTCTGCCGTCGAGGATCTACGGATCGACCTGCTGGATGTGTGGGGCAATTGCTTCAAGGAATTCAATGCAGATGCCGCACAGCAGATGTCTCTGCAAAAGGCGGCATCTAATTCGCCGCAACCCTTGTGGCTTTTGACAGCCCGGGCTGTGGATAAACATAAGCTGCCCTTGCGCGCGGGCTCTATGCCCGCTGTGCTCATCGATCTGATTAGTGAGGCTCCCAGATGCCCGTGCGGCGAGCTCTGCTACGCCCAGCGCAAGGAGGACCTCTTCCAGCGCGTTGTTCAGCCGAAATTCACCTCCATTAAGAACCTCACATACAGTCGCGAGCATCAGATCTACGCGGATGTGGTGCTCTGTGGCTCTAGATGCAGTGCATCTGTTGACCTGAAGTTGCTCTTCAATATAATCTTTTCCTGA